The DNA region CCGATGCGGTGCACGTAGGACTCGGGGTCGGTGGGGATGTCGAAGTTGATCACGTGCGAGATCCGGTCGACGTCCAATCCACGGGCTGCGACATCCGTCGCCACCAGGATGTCGAGCTTGCCGGACTTGAGCTGGTTCACGGTCCGCTCGCGCTGCACCTGGGCGATGTCGCCGTTGATCGCGGCGGCGCTGTAGCCGCGTGCGCGCAGCTTCTCCGCGACCTCCTCGGTCGCGGACTTGGTGCGGGCGAACACGATCATGCCCTCGAAGTTCTCCACCTCCAGGATGCGGGTGAGCGCATCGATCTTCTGCTGGAAGGACACGATCAGGTACCGCTGCGTCGTGGAGGCCGAGGTGGTCGTCTTGGTCTTGACGGTGATCTCTTCGGGGTCGTGCAGATACTGCTTCGACATGCGGCGGATCGCGGCCGGCATCGTCGCGGAGAACAGAGCGACCTGCTTGGTCGACGGCGTGTCGGCGAGGATCGTCTCGACATCCTCGGCGAAGCCCATTTTGAGCATCTCATCGGCCTCGTCCAGCACCAGGTACTTCAGCTCGGACAGATCCAGCGTGCCCTTGTCCAGGTGATCCATGATGCGCCCGGGCGTGCCGACGATGATGTGCACGCCCCGGCGCAGTGCGGACAGCTGCACCCCGTAGCCCTGACCGCCGTACACCGGCAGCACGCGGACGCCGCGTGTGTGCGAGGCGTACTTCTCGAACGCCTCGCAGACCTGAAGCGCGAGTTCGCGCGTGGGTGCGAGCACGAGCGCCTGGGGCGACTTCTGCGACACGTCCAGGCGGTCCAGGATGGGCAGCGCGAACGCCGCCGTCTTGCCGGTTCCGGTCTGCGCGAGACCGACGACGTCGCGTCCGGCCAGCAGCGTCGGGATCGTCGCAGCCTGGATGGCGGACGGGGTCTCGTACCCGACGTCGCGGAGCGCCTTGAGCACCGCATCGCCCAATCCGAGGTCGGCGAACGTCATCGCGGCGGGCTCCTCAGGAGCCGCGGCCTCGACGGAGACATCGTCTGTTGACACAGTTAAGGGTAAGGCGTCCGCCTGAGAGCTCACACCGCACCCACCACCGGGGCGATGCGGCTCAGGCGATCGCGACCGTCTCGACGCGCGCCGGGCGCCCCCGCTTGGGACGCTCGCTGGCCAGTGCGAGCGGCGTCGCGGCTTCCGGATGCCGGGACAGCAGGCGCTGGGTCTCCTCCAACCACCGCAGCTCTGCTTCGGCGTGCGCGATCCCGGCCTCGGCGATCAGCGTGCGGCCCAGCTCCTGCGGACCGGGCAGCGACGCAGCCGCGCGTGCGACCCGGGTCAGCTCGTCCAGCTGCGCCCGGGAGGCCTGCTGCTGCGCGCGGATGATGCCCGCGACGTCCACCCCCGGCAGGCTGGTCGCGACGGCGAGCTTGGTCGCCAGTTCGTCGCGGGCACCCTGACTCCGCTCGACCGGGGCGGCCAGCCATGACGCCACCGCGGCGGACCCGGCATCCGTGATGGCGTAATACACGTGCCCGTGGCTGTCGGTCTCCCCCTTCTGGACGAACCCGTCACGCTCGAGCCGGTCCAGGGTGTTGTAGATCTGCCCGACATTCAGCGGCCGGCTGGAACCGGTCCGCCGCTCGAACTCCGCTCGCAGCTGGTACCCGTAGCAGGGACCTTGGTCGAGGATGGCCAGCAGGCTCTGCCGCACCGACATGGGAACTCCCGCTTCTGTCTGCACGCCCGTTGCATGCATACCCGGTATGTAGTCACGGAGTATATGCATACCGGGAAAGCACCGCGGGATGCCGGGATCCTGCGTGTCGGTCGCCGCGCGCGCCGCATGCGCTCTCAGTCACAGGGCACTCCAAGGTCACAGGCGGATAACATGACTGGGTATGCCTGTGCGCTCAGCGTCGGGCGGCGAAGGCGCGGATCGCGCCGCACCTGACAGATGGAGATGCTTCGTGGCCAACGCTCTCGAGAAACTGCTTCGTGCCGGGGAGGGACGGATCCTCCGGCGCCTCAAGCAGGTCGTGAAGGCGGTCAACGCCCTCGAAGAGGACTACGCGCACTTGACCGACGATGAGCTGCGCGGTGAGACCGCAGAGCTGCGCGCCCGCTTCGAGGCCGGTGCCACCCTGGACCAGCTGATGCCGGAAGCCTTCGCCGCGGTGCGCGAGGCGTCCAAGCGCACCCTGGGCCAGCGGCCGTACGACGTGCAGATCATGGGCGGCGCGGCGCTTCATCTGGGCAACATCGCCGAGATGAAGACCGGTGAGGGCAAGACGCTGACCGCGGTGTTCCCGGTGTATCTGAACGCGATCGCCGGCAAGGGCGTGCACGTGATCACCGTCAACGACTACCTGGCGTCCTACCAGTCCGAGCTGATGGGGCGCATCTACCGGGCGCTCGGGATGACCACCGGCACCATCGTCGCCGGTCAGACCCCGGACATCCGCCGTCAGCAGTACGAGGCGGACATCACCTACGGCACCAACAACGAGTTCGGGTTCGACTACCTGCGCGACAACATGGCGTGGCGCAAAGAAGACCTGGTCCAGCGGGGGCACTACTTCGCGATCGTCGACGAGGTCGACTCGATCCTCATCGACGAGGCCCGTACTCCGCTGATCATCTCGGGGCCGTCCTCGGGCGAGGCGAACCGGTGGTTCGTGGAGTTCGCGAAGATCGCCAAGACCCTCGAGGCGGGCGTCGACTACGAGGTCGATGAGAAGAAGCGCACCATCGGCGTGCTCGAGCCCGGCATCGAGAAGGTCGAGGACTACCTCGGCATCGACAACCTGTACGAGTCGGCGAACACCCCCCTCATCTCGTTCCTGAACAACTCGATCAAGGCCCTCGCCCTGTTCAAGCGCGACACGGACTACGTCGTGATGAACGACGAGGTGATGATCGTCGACGAGCACACCGGCCGCATCCTGGTCGGGCGGCGCTACAACGAGGGCATCCACCAGGCCATCGAGGCCAAGGAGGGCGTGCCGGTCAAGGCCGAGAACCAGACTCTGGCGACCGTGACGCTGCAGAACTACTTCCGCCTGTACGAGAAGCTCGCCGGGATGACCGGTACCGCCGAGACCGAGGCGGCGGAGTTCATGTCCACCTACCAGCTCGGCGTGGTCCCCATCCCGACGAACAAGCCGATGATCCGCAAGGATCAGTCCGACCTGGTGTACAAGAACGAGCAGGCCAAGTTCGACCAGGTCGTCGAGGACATCGTCAAGCGCCACGAGACCGGTCAGCCCGTCCTGGTCGGCACGGTGAGTGTCGAAAAGAGCGAGTACCTGTCCCGGCTGCTGGCGAAGAAGGGCATCAAGCACGAGGTCCTCAACGCCAAGAACCACGCCCGCGAGGCGGAGATCGTCGCCCGCGCGGGACGCCTGGGCGCGGTCACCGTCGCGACCAACATGGCCGGCCGTGGCACCGACATTATGCTGGGCGGCAACGCCGAATTCCTCGCCGTCCAGGAGATGAAGGCCAAGGGCCTGGACCCGGTCGAGACGCCGGAGGAGTACGAGGCGGAGTGGGATGCCGTGTACGAGGGCACCCGCGAGCACGTCGCCGAGGAGGCGACCA from Microbacterium sp. zg-B185 includes:
- a CDS encoding DEAD/DEAH box helicase; its protein translation is MTFADLGLGDAVLKALRDVGYETPSAIQAATIPTLLAGRDVVGLAQTGTGKTAAFALPILDRLDVSQKSPQALVLAPTRELALQVCEAFEKYASHTRGVRVLPVYGGQGYGVQLSALRRGVHIIVGTPGRIMDHLDKGTLDLSELKYLVLDEADEMLKMGFAEDVETILADTPSTKQVALFSATMPAAIRRMSKQYLHDPEEITVKTKTTTSASTTQRYLIVSFQQKIDALTRILEVENFEGMIVFARTKSATEEVAEKLRARGYSAAAINGDIAQVQRERTVNQLKSGKLDILVATDVAARGLDVDRISHVINFDIPTDPESYVHRIGRTGRAGRTGVAISFVTPRERGLVSAIERATRQPLTQMQLPTAEDVNVTRLARFDDRITAALDQTERIAGFRDVIAHYVRHHDVPEVDVAAALAVVAQGESPLLLEPEPARQKFDRDDRSDRGERPGRFDRDDRAERPERRQRTSNSRMATYRLAVGKRHRVEPRQIVGALANEGGLSRGDFGAIQIRPDFSLVELPADLSAETLARLADTRISGKLIELRPDSGGPRRPDADDRPARKPRHRDSVDDA
- a CDS encoding PadR family transcriptional regulator encodes the protein MSVRQSLLAILDQGPCYGYQLRAEFERRTGSSRPLNVGQIYNTLDRLERDGFVQKGETDSHGHVYYAITDAGSAAVASWLAAPVERSQGARDELATKLAVATSLPGVDVAGIIRAQQQASRAQLDELTRVARAAASLPGPQELGRTLIAEAGIAHAEAELRWLEETQRLLSRHPEAATPLALASERPKRGRPARVETVAIA
- the secA gene encoding preprotein translocase subunit SecA — protein: MANALEKLLRAGEGRILRRLKQVVKAVNALEEDYAHLTDDELRGETAELRARFEAGATLDQLMPEAFAAVREASKRTLGQRPYDVQIMGGAALHLGNIAEMKTGEGKTLTAVFPVYLNAIAGKGVHVITVNDYLASYQSELMGRIYRALGMTTGTIVAGQTPDIRRQQYEADITYGTNNEFGFDYLRDNMAWRKEDLVQRGHYFAIVDEVDSILIDEARTPLIISGPSSGEANRWFVEFAKIAKTLEAGVDYEVDEKKRTIGVLEPGIEKVEDYLGIDNLYESANTPLISFLNNSIKALALFKRDTDYVVMNDEVMIVDEHTGRILVGRRYNEGIHQAIEAKEGVPVKAENQTLATVTLQNYFRLYEKLAGMTGTAETEAAEFMSTYQLGVVPIPTNKPMIRKDQSDLVYKNEQAKFDQVVEDIVKRHETGQPVLVGTVSVEKSEYLSRLLAKKGIKHEVLNAKNHAREAEIVARAGRLGAVTVATNMAGRGTDIMLGGNAEFLAVQEMKAKGLDPVETPEEYEAEWDAVYEGTREHVAEEATKVVEAGGLYVLGTERHESRRIDNQLRGRSGRQGDPGESRFYLSLTDDLMRLFQSGAAEAILARTNFPDDVAIESTMVSRAIKSAQSQVEGRNAEIRKNVLKYDDVLNRQREAIYSDRRHILEGDDIADRVQHFIEDAINAVIDDHTSSGHTESWDFDALWTELKTLYPVGVTIDEVVSEAGTKGRITPEGLKREILSDAKIAYSKREETLGTAATRELERRVVLQVLDRRWRDHLYEMDYLKDGIGLRAMAQRDPLIEYQREGYQMFQSMMGQIKEETVGYLYNLEVEVRRPAEGDGEAAEVQAKGLAIVPVEGQRLEYSAANDAGEVEVRNDRGQVQQAATNRLRQAAASAAPAAAPVKEAPRGAFGQRTDAAPAAAPQNRAQRRAVDKKK